The proteins below are encoded in one region of Candidatus Saccharimonadales bacterium:
- a CDS encoding class I SAM-dependent methyltransferase, whose translation MDKITINTYNQLASEYDEETTGFWDDHPREFIDKFTELAFGKKVLDVGSGPGRDGLILREKGLDVTCLDASQAMIDFCSARGLRAVMGDYNSMPFGDRSFDAVWAYTSLLHAKKSAVDIPLIEVSRVLRPNGVIGLGMIEGKGEGYRESAGVNKPRWFSYYTESEIRSLMEKHGFDILFFSKFQPRASNYLNFIARKSSS comes from the coding sequence ATGGATAAAATCACAATCAATACATATAACCAGTTGGCGTCGGAGTACGACGAAGAGACTACTGGTTTTTGGGATGACCATCCTCGAGAATTCATCGATAAGTTTACTGAGTTAGCGTTTGGCAAGAAGGTGCTAGATGTAGGGAGTGGCCCCGGGAGGGATGGACTGATCCTTAGGGAAAAAGGCTTGGATGTCACCTGTCTTGATGCATCTCAGGCTATGATTGATTTCTGTTCAGCACGTGGGCTAAGGGCAGTAATGGGTGACTATAATAGTATGCCTTTTGGGGATAGAAGCTTCGACGCTGTTTGGGCATATACTTCCTTGCTGCACGCTAAAAAGTCAGCTGTAGATATTCCATTAATTGAGGTGAGTCGGGTTTTGCGGCCGAATGGGGTCATAGGGCTAGGCATGATTGAAGGGAAGGGCGAAGGCTATCGGGAAAGTGCAGGAGTAAACAAGCCGCGCTGGTTTAGCTACTATACAGAGAGTGAGATCAGGAGCTTGATGGAAAAGCACGGATTCGATATCTTGTTCTTCTCTAAGTTTCAGCCCAGAGCTAGTAATTATCTTAACTTTATTGCTCGGAAGTCGAGTTCTTGA
- the pgeF gene encoding peptidoglycan editing factor PgeF: MKLLAPTIFDPFPEVVAAMSMRDTAGANQLNMSRQQESKIARTNRQQFAAEIGFDLEQLAAPEQNHTDIVHVVQGEYHPHPGDGVITSEPGWLLGITVADCVPLLLFDPLSGSYGAIHSGWRGSAQNIAGITVQKMMREFSLRPENLYAWIGPSADKATYEVGYDVVSQFNPKYSTPLDADRWLFDNKRVVHDQLLDNGLRLERIEISSLDTISNPELHSERRDEETSGRMLAAIGITR; encoded by the coding sequence ATGAAGCTGCTAGCTCCCACTATCTTCGACCCCTTTCCGGAAGTAGTAGCAGCTATGAGTATGCGTGACACTGCTGGTGCGAACCAGCTAAACATGAGCCGGCAGCAAGAAAGTAAAATCGCTCGTACTAACCGCCAACAATTCGCTGCTGAGATCGGGTTCGACCTAGAGCAGCTAGCCGCTCCCGAACAGAATCACACTGATATAGTCCATGTCGTTCAAGGAGAGTACCACCCCCACCCGGGAGACGGCGTGATTACTAGTGAGCCAGGCTGGCTACTTGGTATCACGGTGGCTGACTGCGTACCGCTCCTACTGTTCGACCCCTTATCTGGTAGTTACGGCGCTATCCACTCTGGCTGGCGTGGCAGCGCCCAGAACATCGCCGGTATAACCGTGCAGAAAATGATGCGAGAGTTCTCCCTGCGACCAGAGAACCTCTATGCCTGGATCGGTCCCAGTGCCGATAAAGCCACCTATGAGGTCGGCTACGATGTAGTCAGTCAGTTTAATCCTAAATACTCCACTCCCCTAGATGCCGACCGCTGGCTATTTGATAACAAGAGGGTGGTACATGATCAGCTATTAGACAATGGGCTAAGACTAGAGCGGATCGAGATATCCAGCCTTGATACTATCTCCAACCCCGAGCTACACTCCGAACGGCGAGATGAAGAGACCTCCGGACGGATGTTAGCCGCCATCGGCATAACTCGTTAG
- the rpoD gene encoding RNA polymerase sigma factor RpoD → MAKRDPKPPVNLEDVAEKLFKKGKSQGYIDYKEVIKNIPETEDNLEILDSLHSDFIDAGVELINEKGTTWEDEDEEEENDDKYIDDIADDSVRLYLREIGKIPLLSAEEEVALATRVTEGDKEAKDQMAEANMRLVVSIAKKYVGRGLDLLDLIQEGNTGLLRAVEKFDPTRGFKFSTYATWWIRQAITRAIADQARTIRIPVHMVETINKLLRTQRRMTQEMGREPTNEEIAKEMEMEVEKVDHIMKIKQEISSLDAPVRDEEEDSKLGDFIEDEESDTPEEAATQQLLKEHVNVMLDILTPREQKILKMRFGLEDGRTHTLEEVGQEFGVTRERIRQIEAKALAKLRKNRESRDLRDYLG, encoded by the coding sequence TTGGCAAAGCGAGATCCTAAACCGCCGGTTAATTTAGAAGATGTAGCAGAGAAGCTCTTTAAAAAGGGCAAAAGTCAGGGCTATATCGATTATAAAGAAGTTATAAAAAACATTCCGGAGACGGAGGACAACCTAGAGATTCTCGATTCACTACATTCCGATTTTATCGATGCCGGAGTCGAGCTAATTAACGAAAAGGGAACTACCTGGGAAGACGAGGATGAGGAAGAGGAGAACGATGATAAATATATCGACGACATCGCCGACGACTCGGTTCGACTGTACTTGCGCGAGATCGGTAAGATTCCTTTGCTCTCAGCTGAGGAAGAGGTAGCGCTAGCCACCCGGGTTACTGAGGGTGATAAGGAGGCAAAAGATCAGATGGCCGAAGCCAACATGCGGTTGGTGGTTTCGATTGCTAAGAAGTATGTCGGACGAGGTCTGGATCTGCTCGACCTCATTCAGGAAGGTAACACTGGTCTGTTGCGGGCGGTAGAGAAGTTCGACCCGACTCGAGGCTTTAAGTTTTCGACCTATGCAACTTGGTGGATTCGTCAAGCTATCACCCGCGCTATAGCTGATCAGGCCCGTACGATTCGTATTCCAGTTCATATGGTGGAGACGATCAATAAGCTGTTGCGGACCCAGCGCCGCATGACCCAGGAGATGGGTCGTGAGCCGACCAATGAGGAGATCGCGAAAGAGATGGAGATGGAGGTCGAGAAGGTAGATCACATCATGAAGATTAAGCAGGAGATCTCCAGCCTCGATGCTCCGGTACGAGACGAGGAGGAGGATTCGAAATTAGGTGATTTCATCGAAGACGAAGAATCAGATACTCCCGAAGAGGCTGCTACGCAGCAACTACTTAAAGAGCATGTGAACGTCATGCTTGATATCCTGACTCCTCGGGAGCAGAAGATTCTTAAGATGCGTTTCGGCCTGGAAGATGGACGGACTCATACTCTGGAAGAAGTGGGGCAGGAGTTCGGTGTTACACGTGAACGAATTCGTCAAATCGAAGCTAAGGCCTTAGCTAAGCTGCGTAAGAACCGCGAGTCACGTGATCTGCGAGACTACCTCGGCTAA
- the msrB gene encoding peptide-methionine (R)-S-oxide reductase MsrB → MDELTDEQWQERLSPARYRILRQGETELPGSGTLLHNSEHGSYSCAACHQVLFDSETKFDSSSGWPSFCDVKDSERVKLVSDSSHGMSRIEVRCKRCGSHLGHLFSDGPQPTGQRYCINSLALDFDPDSSDNA, encoded by the coding sequence ATGGATGAATTAACAGATGAACAGTGGCAGGAGCGCTTAAGTCCGGCTCGGTATAGAATACTGCGTCAAGGTGAAACGGAATTACCAGGCAGTGGTACTCTGCTGCATAATTCCGAACACGGTAGCTACTCGTGTGCTGCCTGTCATCAAGTGCTGTTCGATTCTGAAACAAAGTTTGATTCAAGCAGCGGATGGCCCAGCTTTTGCGATGTTAAAGACAGTGAGAGGGTTAAGCTTGTCAGCGATAGTTCTCACGGTATGAGTCGCATCGAAGTGCGTTGCAAGCGTTGCGGCTCCCATCTGGGTCACCTTTTCAGTGACGGACCTCAGCCGACGGGACAGCGCTACTGTATCAACTCGCTAGCACTTGATTTCGACCCAGATAGTAGTGATAACGCCTAG
- the dnaG gene encoding DNA primase has translation MDEVAEIKDRLGVDEVVGEYVQLKPAGSNFKGLCPFHNEKTPSFMVSPDKGIYHCFGCGEGGDIFTFVEKVDGLTFREALEKLASKAGVELAERSGANTQAAKDHKARLYSVLETAAQYYHIQLSRSSVAREYVTERRSLSEATIKQFRLGWAPPEGSRLTHFLTKQGFTDKELLEAGLARRRGSQLQDLFWGRIMVPFFDVQGRIIGFTGRVLGEGMPKYLNTPQTQLFDKSRFVFGLYQAKESIRTQDESVVVEGNLDVLSSHQAGVARVVAVSGTAVTLPQLKQLARLSDKVTFAFDADSAGIKACMRAVPLAQEVGINLSVVTLPAGSDPDDVIRANPKQWQQLLSDKQYVMDWLIEALAVDYDLATAEGKRDFTSSIADSLRRLRDPVEQEHYIKLLADMTAVAPATVKDKLSQVSPGGSATLKRVKAVSTATPTHDEVTTVSTALLSLAVTYPDVRGALKEVKPEQLDDFAIQLLAYLREHGEDITDSAIPEELLPLENYVKILLLRGEEEYGSWALLDRQVEAFSLTHRLQELQTKRHRQRISQEIAAAEAAGDDDLRRKLLKQYQSLT, from the coding sequence ATGGATGAAGTGGCGGAGATCAAAGATCGACTTGGGGTTGATGAGGTGGTGGGCGAGTACGTTCAGCTTAAGCCGGCCGGTAGTAACTTTAAGGGTCTTTGCCCGTTTCACAATGAAAAGACCCCCAGCTTCATGGTTAGCCCCGATAAGGGAATATACCACTGTTTCGGTTGTGGTGAAGGTGGCGACATATTCACTTTCGTGGAAAAGGTCGACGGACTAACTTTCAGGGAAGCCCTAGAGAAGTTAGCTAGCAAGGCCGGTGTCGAACTCGCCGAGCGGAGTGGGGCTAACACCCAAGCAGCTAAGGACCATAAGGCCCGTCTGTACTCAGTCCTGGAGACCGCGGCTCAGTATTATCACATCCAGCTTAGTCGCTCGTCGGTCGCTAGGGAGTACGTTACTGAACGTCGGAGTTTGAGTGAGGCGACAATTAAACAGTTTCGACTGGGATGGGCTCCGCCTGAAGGTTCGCGTTTGACCCACTTCTTAACTAAACAGGGCTTTACCGATAAGGAGCTGCTGGAGGCGGGGTTGGCTCGCCGGCGCGGTTCACAGCTACAAGACCTATTCTGGGGGCGAATAATGGTACCCTTTTTTGACGTTCAGGGCCGGATCATCGGTTTTACCGGCCGTGTCTTGGGTGAAGGGATGCCAAAGTATCTCAACACGCCCCAGACTCAACTCTTCGACAAAAGCCGTTTCGTTTTTGGCCTGTATCAGGCGAAAGAAAGTATCCGCACTCAGGACGAATCCGTAGTAGTGGAGGGAAACTTAGACGTGCTTAGTTCACATCAGGCTGGAGTTGCCCGAGTGGTGGCGGTGAGTGGTACGGCTGTAACACTGCCACAGCTAAAGCAGTTAGCTCGTCTGAGTGATAAAGTGACGTTTGCCTTTGATGCCGATAGTGCCGGGATTAAAGCCTGCATGCGAGCTGTACCGCTGGCCCAGGAGGTCGGAATAAATTTATCGGTAGTGACTCTGCCGGCCGGCTCTGACCCGGATGATGTGATACGGGCTAATCCCAAGCAGTGGCAGCAGCTACTGAGTGATAAGCAGTATGTGATGGACTGGCTCATCGAAGCTCTTGCGGTTGATTATGATCTCGCTACTGCCGAGGGCAAGCGAGACTTCACTAGTAGTATTGCAGACAGTTTGCGTCGCTTACGTGATCCGGTCGAGCAGGAGCATTACATTAAGCTATTAGCTGATATGACGGCGGTAGCACCAGCGACGGTGAAGGATAAGTTGTCTCAGGTGAGCCCGGGTGGCTCAGCCACTTTGAAGCGAGTTAAGGCGGTATCCACTGCCACGCCGACACATGATGAAGTGACGACGGTCAGTACTGCGCTGTTGAGTCTAGCGGTGACCTACCCGGATGTGCGCGGCGCGCTTAAAGAGGTTAAACCGGAACAACTGGACGACTTCGCCATTCAGCTGTTAGCTTACTTACGAGAGCATGGAGAGGATATAACGGATAGCGCCATCCCTGAGGAGTTGCTACCGCTAGAAAACTATGTCAAAATACTACTATTAAGAGGCGAAGAAGAATACGGGTCCTGGGCACTGCTTGACCGACAAGTTGAGGCCTTTAGTTTGACCCACCGCCTACAAGAACTCCAAACTAAACGACACAGACAGCGCATCAGTCAGGAAATAGCAGCTGCAGAGGCAGCCGGAGATGATGATTTGCGCCGGAAACTACTAAAACAGTATCAGTCACTTACATAA
- a CDS encoding bifunctional phosphoglucose/phosphomannose isomerase yields MLDDEHYVRRIDADNALAVTATQPEQLSYTPALTLEAIDKDKIDQVVFVGMGGSALAAALCQNWWSDRLAVPFIVIRDYKLPAYANDRTLIICASYSGNTEEVLSCFIEAKRIQAQIIVMASGGELRDLAQADNSTFIELPTGYQPRMAVWYGVKSLATLFEALKLVEDATNELQQAEGLLRSAAKAWELSVPTDSNYAKQIAEQLMGKAVWIYASASLASAAYKWKIDFNENAKSVASWNELPEFNHNEFIGWTSHPVEKPFGIVELRSHLDHPQVQKRFDLSNRLLSGQMPAPIEVEVKGQNRLEQLLWSCLLGDFVSVYSGILNGVNPVRVETIEKLKGQL; encoded by the coding sequence ATGCTAGACGACGAACACTATGTGCGACGAATCGATGCAGATAATGCCTTAGCAGTTACCGCGACCCAGCCGGAGCAGCTAAGCTATACACCGGCATTAACACTTGAGGCAATTGATAAGGATAAGATCGATCAAGTGGTCTTCGTCGGTATGGGGGGCTCCGCTCTGGCCGCTGCCCTTTGCCAGAACTGGTGGAGTGATCGCCTGGCAGTGCCGTTCATAGTCATTCGAGATTATAAGCTCCCGGCTTATGCGAATGATCGGACCTTAATCATCTGCGCTAGCTACTCCGGAAATACCGAAGAGGTATTGAGTTGTTTCATCGAGGCTAAGCGTATACAGGCGCAGATCATAGTCATGGCTAGCGGGGGAGAGCTTCGCGACTTAGCCCAGGCTGATAACTCGACCTTTATCGAACTGCCGACTGGCTATCAGCCACGCATGGCGGTCTGGTACGGAGTTAAGTCACTAGCCACACTCTTCGAGGCGTTAAAGCTAGTGGAGGATGCAACTAATGAACTACAGCAAGCCGAAGGCCTACTGCGTTCCGCGGCGAAAGCGTGGGAGCTTAGTGTGCCGACCGATAGCAACTATGCTAAACAAATAGCGGAGCAGCTGATGGGCAAGGCGGTTTGGATCTATGCCAGTGCCAGCCTGGCTAGCGCAGCTTACAAATGGAAGATTGATTTTAACGAGAACGCGAAGAGTGTAGCTAGCTGGAATGAGCTACCGGAGTTTAACCACAATGAGTTTATCGGCTGGACCTCTCACCCAGTAGAGAAGCCATTTGGCATAGTAGAGCTACGCTCCCACCTAGATCATCCGCAAGTACAGAAGCGCTTTGACCTCAGTAATCGTTTGTTGTCCGGACAAATGCCGGCCCCAATCGAGGTGGAAGTAAAGGGACAGAATCGTCTCGAGCAGTTGCTTTGGAGCTGTCTGCTGGGTGATTTCGTCAGTGTATACAGTGGCATCCTCAACGGCGTGAACCCAGTTAGAGTTGAGACGATCGAGAAGTTAAAGGGCCAGTTGTAG
- a CDS encoding ABC transporter ATP-binding protein, translating into MSLIKLNNITKSYGKGDTSTQVLEDVSLEINEGEFVAIVGASGSGKTTLMNLIGLLDRPDSGTYTLNDKDVSKLSDARRAQVRREQVGFVFQSFNLIPRLSAQGNVELPMIYDKVSSKNRRVQSERLLKLVGLGDRMKNRPNQLSGGQMQRVAIARALANRPKLILADEPTGNLDSKTGATILKMFQKLNAKGNTIIIITHDTEVAQYVNRTITIKDGRIEEKTE; encoded by the coding sequence ATGTCGCTTATAAAGCTGAACAACATTACGAAGTCCTACGGCAAGGGTGACACCTCTACGCAAGTACTGGAAGATGTCTCCCTGGAGATAAACGAAGGTGAATTTGTCGCTATCGTCGGTGCCTCCGGTAGTGGTAAGACCACTCTGATGAACCTTATCGGTCTACTCGATCGACCCGATAGTGGTACCTACACACTCAACGATAAGGACGTCAGCAAGTTATCCGACGCTCGCCGAGCCCAAGTGCGCCGGGAGCAAGTTGGCTTCGTCTTCCAAAGTTTCAACCTCATCCCCCGCCTCAGTGCTCAAGGCAACGTAGAACTACCGATGATTTATGACAAAGTCAGTAGTAAAAATCGCCGCGTTCAGTCTGAGCGCTTACTTAAACTCGTCGGGCTCGGTGACCGGATGAAAAACCGACCAAACCAGCTCTCCGGCGGACAGATGCAACGCGTAGCCATCGCTCGTGCCTTAGCTAATCGCCCGAAGCTGATTCTAGCCGACGAACCGACCGGCAACCTCGACAGCAAGACCGGTGCTACAATCTTAAAGATGTTCCAGAAACTGAACGCCAAGGGCAATACCATTATTATCATCACCCACGATACCGAGGTCGCACAATATGTAAATCGCACTATCACTATTAAAGATGGTCGCATTGAGGAGAAAACCGAATGA
- a CDS encoding 3'-5' exonuclease, with amino-acid sequence MIVVDVETTGLVPGRHGIVSIGAVDLTNATNQFYVECCIADNIEIDPGALRVNGFTETEVRDDSKATAVEAVARFIEWSEPIKERTLGGHNTHFDVAMLQAVVHPSRLRWPFGFRALDLHSMAYLQMKRLNHPLPLYQGLSDIKANTVLRYVGLPLEPTPHIALMGAKMEAEAFSRLLTGQVLLDEFSKYAVPDYLRGYKATPTLF; translated from the coding sequence ATGATAGTAGTAGATGTAGAGACAACCGGTCTAGTGCCGGGACGGCACGGTATCGTCAGTATCGGTGCAGTTGATTTAACTAATGCTACGAACCAGTTTTATGTTGAGTGCTGTATCGCAGATAATATTGAAATCGATCCAGGCGCCTTGCGAGTGAACGGGTTTACGGAGACTGAAGTACGTGATGATAGTAAGGCTACGGCGGTCGAAGCGGTGGCCCGCTTCATCGAGTGGAGTGAGCCGATCAAGGAGCGCACGCTGGGTGGTCATAATACTCATTTTGACGTGGCGATGCTTCAGGCAGTAGTGCATCCTTCGCGATTGCGTTGGCCGTTTGGTTTCAGAGCTCTAGATTTGCATTCGATGGCGTATCTGCAGATGAAACGTCTCAATCATCCACTGCCGCTTTATCAGGGCTTATCTGACATCAAAGCTAATACGGTGCTGCGCTACGTCGGCCTACCGCTCGAGCCGACCCCACATATTGCTCTTATGGGAGCGAAGATGGAAGCCGAAGCGTTTAGTCGTCTCTTAACGGGCCAGGTCCTACTGGATGAATTTAGTAAGTACGCGGTACCGGACTATCTTCGTGGCTACAAGGCGACGCCAACGCTATTTTAA
- a CDS encoding YajQ family cyclic di-GMP-binding protein, whose protein sequence is MANYSFDIESTFDKAELNNVFDQTQREIANRYDFKGTPAQLEWLNSDRTGFKVTGSGDWQIDAILDIVRKKLASRGQSQKILDTNRDSITRNLKTTKEVLFKQGLDQDKAKHLTKLIRDKFPKVKTQIQGDAVRVNGSSKDDLQAVMQLINSQELDFPVSFTNYR, encoded by the coding sequence ATGGCAAACTACTCATTCGACATTGAATCAACTTTCGATAAAGCGGAGCTAAACAACGTTTTCGATCAAACTCAACGCGAGATAGCTAACCGGTATGATTTTAAAGGTACTCCAGCCCAACTGGAATGGCTAAATAGCGATAGAACCGGCTTTAAGGTAACCGGCAGTGGGGACTGGCAAATTGACGCCATCCTTGACATAGTCCGCAAGAAGTTAGCTAGCCGAGGGCAGAGCCAAAAGATACTCGACACCAACCGTGACTCCATAACCCGTAACCTCAAGACCACGAAAGAAGTACTGTTTAAGCAGGGCTTAGATCAGGACAAGGCTAAACATCTCACCAAGCTTATCCGGGATAAATTTCCTAAAGTTAAGACCCAGATTCAAGGTGATGCAGTCCGGGTAAACGGTAGTAGCAAGGACGACCTCCAGGCGGTCATGCAACTGATTAATTCCCAAGAGTTAGACTTTCCAGTTAGTTTTACTAACTACCGCTAG
- a CDS encoding DMT family transporter, translating to MLSINKTRNYNALAVAAFAISLYGTNAVVMKVGIETMDPLLFSSLRFFLIGLILLSFVHSLSFLKNKWLLLQLGVSVAFIIVFVVAFPLGVDASTALKASILGLTTPIFVYLFSLILLHEPAIKRVLIGGMISLTGGLMLIGLPVVLGQTLVLGDVLLLTAYASVAAGIVHAKYMYTWLAPNELISLRFILAGGLVLAYVAISSDWSTLPLGDSVAWWSLLYCTIVPGVIANGLYYWSLHEVRAEDTAPIYYLEPLVGAAAAATLLGERLAVSAVIGAVVILAGVLLSHPHHVRVFHHYHVHTKHHKSHFMQRLFARLGVIDS from the coding sequence ATGTTGAGTATTAATAAAACCAGAAACTATAACGCTCTAGCAGTCGCTGCCTTTGCCATTAGTCTGTATGGCACTAATGCCGTAGTCATGAAGGTCGGAATAGAGACGATGGACCCCTTGCTATTTAGTTCATTACGCTTCTTTCTCATCGGTCTAATCTTGTTAAGTTTTGTGCACAGCCTAAGCTTCCTTAAGAATAAGTGGCTACTGTTACAGTTAGGTGTATCGGTAGCGTTTATAATCGTATTTGTAGTCGCATTTCCACTTGGGGTAGATGCATCGACTGCCTTAAAGGCCTCAATTCTAGGCCTGACTACACCGATCTTTGTCTATCTGTTCTCGCTGATCTTGCTGCATGAACCGGCGATAAAACGTGTCTTAATCGGTGGTATGATATCGCTTACCGGTGGCCTGATGCTAATCGGTCTGCCGGTGGTTTTAGGTCAGACGCTGGTTCTAGGCGATGTATTACTACTGACAGCTTACGCATCGGTTGCAGCCGGTATAGTTCACGCTAAATACATGTACACCTGGTTGGCGCCCAATGAGTTGATCAGCTTACGGTTTATACTCGCCGGCGGCTTGGTTTTAGCCTATGTGGCTATTTCCAGTGATTGGTCGACGCTACCGCTCGGGGATTCTGTAGCTTGGTGGTCCTTACTCTACTGCACTATCGTGCCTGGTGTCATAGCTAACGGTCTCTACTATTGGTCACTACATGAGGTGAGGGCAGAGGATACGGCGCCGATATACTACTTAGAGCCACTGGTGGGCGCGGCAGCGGCAGCTACACTGCTAGGCGAACGACTAGCAGTAAGTGCGGTTATAGGCGCGGTAGTTATTTTAGCCGGTGTATTACTGTCTCATCCGCACCACGTACGCGTCTTCCACCACTATCACGTCCACACCAAGCACCATAAATCACACTTTATGCAGCGACTGTTCGCGAGGCTCGGAGTGATCGATAGCTAG
- a CDS encoding ABC transporter permease, which produces MIWRNFKMAVASLRHSKLRSFLTMLGIIIGVSSVITVIAVGEGVKQQIVGESETLGANLISITPGQTFGEDGQGFNPAASIGVSTLTEADLATIRNIDTVAVAAPLSLISGVPSRGETRASGSTIMSTTPDIAEVLKLDLAVGNFFATSTAEGTENAAASPETVLGFNVADQLFDSPEQAVGETIKLRDRNFVVTGVLAEPADGFAFGVEAQMAGGVFIPFEVGRDIAGGVANIIEIDALATDTEVLDETVAAIESAILANHDGEEDFTVMTQDQFVEVFDTIFGSVAAFIAAIAAISLLVGGIGVANIMLVSVTERTREIGIRKAVGATRLHIMLQFLIEAIVLSVIGGLLGVAAAYGLTQIIESQASIQAIFTPMAFMLALGVSGGVGILFGIAPAIKAARKDPIKSLRYE; this is translated from the coding sequence ATGATCTGGCGCAACTTCAAAATGGCAGTGGCTTCTCTCCGGCACAGTAAGTTACGTTCATTTTTAACCATGCTAGGCATCATCATCGGCGTATCTTCCGTGATTACCGTGATCGCTGTCGGCGAGGGTGTGAAGCAACAGATTGTAGGTGAGTCGGAAACCTTAGGGGCTAACCTAATCAGTATCACCCCTGGCCAAACCTTCGGTGAAGACGGTCAGGGCTTTAACCCAGCCGCCTCGATCGGCGTATCTACTCTGACTGAGGCCGATTTAGCAACTATCCGTAACATCGACACGGTCGCAGTAGCCGCCCCACTCTCTCTCATCTCCGGTGTACCGAGTCGTGGCGAGACTCGCGCCAGTGGATCCACTATCATGTCCACTACACCCGATATAGCTGAAGTACTAAAGCTAGACCTCGCTGTCGGCAACTTCTTCGCTACCTCAACCGCTGAGGGAACAGAGAATGCCGCTGCTAGTCCCGAGACGGTACTCGGCTTTAACGTAGCTGACCAATTATTTGACTCTCCTGAGCAGGCAGTAGGAGAAACTATCAAGCTACGAGACCGTAACTTTGTAGTTACCGGAGTGCTTGCCGAACCGGCCGATGGCTTCGCTTTCGGCGTGGAAGCTCAAATGGCTGGAGGAGTCTTTATACCCTTTGAGGTTGGGCGTGATATAGCCGGTGGGGTAGCTAACATCATTGAAATCGATGCTCTCGCTACTGATACTGAGGTGCTAGACGAGACTGTCGCCGCTATCGAGAGCGCCATCCTCGCCAACCATGATGGTGAAGAAGATTTTACTGTCATGACTCAGGACCAATTCGTCGAAGTCTTCGACACCATTTTCGGCTCAGTGGCTGCTTTCATCGCAGCTATTGCTGCCATCTCCCTCCTAGTTGGTGGTATCGGGGTAGCCAACATCATGCTCGTCTCCGTAACCGAGCGCACCCGTGAAATCGGTATTCGTAAGGCCGTAGGTGCCACCCGCCTACATATCATGCTACAGTTCCTGATTGAAGCTATAGTACTCTCTGTTATCGGTGGTCTGCTAGGAGTGGCAGCGGCCTATGGATTAACCCAGATTATCGAGTCCCAAGCCAGTATCCAAGCCATATTTACACCGATGGCATTCATGCTAGCCCTAGGTGTATCTGGCGGTGTCGGTATTCTCTTCGGTATCGCACCAGCTATTAAAGCCGCCCGTAAGGACCCCATCAAATCCCTCCGCTACGAATGA